TAAATTATGGCTTAAATCAATTGTTAAATGCGTTTGATGTTATCAAGCAAAATGGTTTTGATAATAATGGTATTGACTTTCCAGATAAAATTTTAGATAGAGCTATTCTTGCTCTTGGTTTTTTTACTCTGCCAAATAGAATGCTTCCACTAATAGGAGATACTAGAGATTTTATTGTTAAAGATATTTTTGGCAGTAGATTTGAGTCTAGTATATATTATTTAAATTTTCTTTACTCTATTTCATTAGGAAATAACGGCATTAAGCCTAGTAATAAAGATTTGCTACTACCTATTAGCGGATATGCAATATTTAGGGAAACTTGGGAGAAAGCAAATTTACCAAAGAGCTTACATATTGTTTTTAAAAGTGGATATTTAAGTCAATATCATAGACAAGATGATGATTTGAATATAACTCTTTTTTATGATGGCGAGGAGTGGCTTGTAGATGGAGGTGAGTATAAACATGACAATAAAGATCCATATAGGATTTATTTTAGATCAGCTGATAGTCATAATATAACAAGACCTAGGTATTGTGCAATTTGTAGATCAATTGATGAAATAAAAAATTATGGAGATAGCAAGATATATGATTACTACACTGATGGGGAAACATCGATTATTAATGGAGTTTCATATATTTTTAAAGGCTATAAAAATATAAGGAAATTAACCTATGATAGACGCAATCGTTTGATTGAATTACACGATGTATGTGCTCCAGTAAATATGAGCGATAAATTAGATGAGTTTATTACTAGATTTCATATTCCTATAGATAAAGCTATCAATGTAGATAATGTTAATAATACAATTAAAATAATTGGCAAAAACCGCACAATGAATTTATCGTCTCCAAATTTCAAAGGAAGCATAAGAGTTGTTAAAGGTAAGCAAGAGCCTAGGCCACTAGGCTGGAGATCGAGAAAAAGCGGAGTACTGGAAAAATGCTACACAATTGAATTTTATCATGAGAAATCTCAAAGTCTCGATCAAGTTTTCTTAATACACTTTACATAGGATTAAATATGTCAAATATCAATATACAAGCATATATAGATAACAATACATGTAAGGCTAAAATCTCTACTGATGTATTCTCTAAAGATGATAAGTATGCATTTTATCTTTATGAAGATGGAATTAAAATAGAGCAAAAATGGTATTCCAAAGAGAGCATAATCCAATTTGATACCAAACTTGATAATTGTAAAAATTATAGCATTACTGGTTTTGTAAGAGATAAAAACAATAATATTTTATTTAGAAAAACCATAAAAATAAATCATAATATGACTATAATATCAGCAAGAACCGATGGTATAGGGGCAAGGCTTAGAGCAATTATATTTGCGATTTATCTATCTAGAAAATTAAATTGTAAATTTAATTATATCTGGAGTAGTATAGATAATTATATTTACTGTCCTGAAGAAATGGAAATGATGCAAGGAAATAAAAAAAGGGATATTGATGATGAAAATTGTATATTTGATGAAGAATTTATACAAAAATACTCTTATAAAGATAAAATTAAAATTACAGCAGGGAATAATACAAAAATAGCCAAAATAATTAAAGGCGAAATCCAGAGCGATGAATCTATATATTTTGCTGATAATGTAGAAGTAGGATTGAGAGTATTAAAGGATAAAAAGGCACTTGAAGATTATAAAAAAATATTTGATGAAATAAAATTTAATAAAAATATTACTGATCTTTTTAATAAATCAAAAAACACCGTTCGTCAATATATGCCTTTTATTGCGTTACACTTAAGAACAGGCGATATATTTTATAGTCCTTTGAATTGGGATGTAGGAGATATATATATAAAGGCATAAATTTAGAAGTAGCATGTGAAATAATAGAAAATCAAATAAAGCTCAACAATAAGATATTAATATTTTCTGATAATAGCCATGTTGCTAATTATCTTACTTCTAAATATGGCAATAATCATATAATTGATTTTTATAATTTACAAAATGGGGGGTATAGCCTTACTTCTACACAAGAAGCATTATTTGAGTTAATAGCTATGAGCGAAGCAAAAATCATATATGGTACTGATAGTAATTTCTCTATATCAGCAAGCTATATAGGCGGGGTGGAATTTTTAAACATATATAGAATATTTGATCCAAAGCAATTATTTGACATAATAAAATTAAGAATAAATGATGATTTTATAGATAAGATATTTAAAGGATATTCTTATTATTGTTTGTATAGATTTGGTAAAAAAATAAATTTAAATTTAAAAGAATTGCTTACCTATATTAAAAAGGCAATATTTTACAATCCTAAAAACAATTCATATTACTTAGCAAAACTATCTCTTTTGCTAGAATTAAGAGACTTTAAAAGTGCTAATGAATATTTTGAGAGCTATAAAGATAAATTACTTGATTCTTATAGCTTGAAGAGAGTTGTTACAAACCATCATTTAAAAAAAGATATATGTTCTATTTTTTTTGATTATAAATTTATAAATATTTCATCGCTTGAAATTATTTTAAATATTAGAAAATTATTGGAGGATTACTATTTTACATCATCATTAGAGATGATTAAACATGATATTAGACATCATGTCGGTAGTTTATTTTTTAATTATAAAAAATGCTATATCAACATATTATATTTTACTTTTGAAATTAAAAAATTTCCAACTTATGATAATTCAATATTCTCATCCGAAGAAAAATTGAGTAAATTTAATGATTATAACACTTTGATAGTATCACAAGATTATTTTATATATAAAATAGGGGAAATTATATTTAAAAATATTAATAAAAATTTATATAAGCAGATAAAAACCTTAATTATTTTATATAAAATTATTAACAAAAAAGATAGCTATCAAGATAAAATTATTAAATTAAATAATATAAATATATAATTTTAATCATATATATAAATATTATTAATAATTAGGATATAAAATATTCGTGATAATGTGTTATAATACCTTATTAATATAACATATGAATTGGATTGTGTATGAAAATAGCATTAATTTCAGATAAACTCACTATGGACTCTCTATTTGCCGAAGATGGTATTAGCGTGGTTAATCTCACAAAGTATAACTATAAAAATATATTTAAGCAGTGGAAACCAGATATTTTATTTGTAGAATCTACTTGGCTTGGGTATAATAATCTATGGAAATACAAAATAGCTTCATATCCAGATTACCCTAAATGTAATAATAAACAATTAAAAAAAATTATAAATTTAATTAAGAAATTAGGATTTTTGGATCGCAATAATAATCAATTAAAAAAGTTAGTAGAATATGCTAAGGACTTAAAAATTCCAACTATTTTTTGGAATAAAGAAGATGGCGTACATTTCGATAGATTTATCAATAGTGCTAAATTATTTGATTATATATTTACTGTTGATGAGAATTGTATTGATAGATACAAGGCTATTGTTGGCAGCTCAGCTCAGGTTAATACGCTCATGTTTGCTATTCAGCCTAAATTTCATTATTTTACAGATTTTAATATTACAAATAATAGGGCTAATTTTGTAGGTAGTTACTCTACACATATTCATGACAATAGAAGACGATGGCAAGACATGATGTTTAAATTGACATCGCAAATATTTGGATTAGATGTTTATGATAGAAATTCTGAGAGAAAATCTAATATTTACAGATATCCCGATATAGATAATGTTAATATTTTTCCATCGGTGAGTTATAAAAAAACTGCCGATATATATAGAGATTACTTGATATCTCTCAATGTCAATACTATTGAAAATTCGCCAACTATGTTTTCAAGACGGCTAATTGAGATATTAGCATGTGGGAGAATAGCTATTACCAACAATACACCTGCTATAGAAAAATATTTTAAAGATTATTGCTATCCATTTAATGATGAAAGCCAATTACAAGATTTATTATATAAAATTAATGAATTTGGTATGGATAAACATACCAAAGAGAGATTGAGATCAGCAGCAGAGCATATAGCAAATAATTATACTTGGGAGCATAGAATTAAATATATAAAAGAGATAGTAGGAATTAAGTGATCAAATCTATATTTGGATAAATTTTGGTGTGTTCAAGCAGTGTTATACTGCTTGAAAGACTTAAAATCATTTACATCTCTTTTTATGCTCTTTTGTGATTTTTATTGCTTCAAATATAAATTTAATATATCCACCTTTATACCAATTTTTGCTAGCTTTTATCAAGGCTTGACCTAATTTGTAGCTTAGATAGTTTTTGGCATTAGACTTAGCGGCATTATAGGCCAGAGATAGATCGGTGTTTAGTTTTTGTAATTTTTGATTTTCTGATTTTATATTCTGTAATAAAATTTCATTAGATCTATTGATATCTATTTGTTTTTTTAAAGCTATTTTTTCATTTTCTAATTCAGATTTTAAATAGCTATCATTTTTTGTAGTAGTTTCAATTTGTGAATTTAATTGATTTATAGAGATATTTAATTTCTCGGCTATATTGATATAATGATTCAATAAATATTTTGATCCATCGTTTATCTCTAACCCCAATAAATAATTTTGTATATACTTCAATACACGACTTCTAGTTAATTTAGTATCTATAGATATTTTAGCAGCCATATATGAAATATTTAAATATTTTTCTTGCGAATATCCTATTATATTATTTACAAATACTTTATATATTGAATCTTTATGCTTAATAATATACTTATACATCCAATCAAAATCTTTTAAATCAAATAATAAACCTAATGTATTATTAGCTTCGTCGTATTTTTTTAAATACATGTAATGATTAAACATATGCACAAGAAATGCACAATTATTTCTATCATAATTTATACCCTGATTTAAAATTGATATCAATTCATCTCTAGATATATGTTGCATAAGACATAAATTATGTAAAAACAGTAAAGAGTAAGATTTTTGATATTGATGCAAATTTAAATTATAATTAAAATATTTTTTAATTATAATTATCATTTCATCTATTGAAAAGTGAGTAAAATAATATTTAGGTATTTTGCCTAAACCTATGTACGATGCTGTCTTAGCAAATGAACTGCCTCCAGAGTATATCTCTTTGGCTTTAGACATAAATACAATGTCAAATATTACTCTTTTAATATCTATTATTGTATCATCAATAAAATCCTCTATCAAATATATTTTATTTTTATAAAATTTTTTAAGTTCTCTTAGTTGTGTAAAATCATCTCCAAAAAGTACAATATCATTATTAATTTTTAAATTTTCATCTATAAGAGCCATAGCAATTTCATTTGGCATCATTTTTCTATAAAAAGCATCCAAACCGCTTCTAATATAATCATAAACTCCATCTCCAGCTCTGATATGTATAGCTATAAATTTATTTGGAAAATATTTTTGTACTTTTTGGTTTACATTATCTATTATATCATTAACTGGTTTAGTAAATTTTATAGATTTCCATAATTTTGGATATTCCCTTAAATAATATTTATCTAATCCATTTAGTTTCGATATATCATATGATATATGATATCCGAAATTTTCTTGGTGAGGTCTTTTTAAATAATCTTGTATATCATGATTTTCTGCGGGAATGTTTGCTGGAGAGATTTTACCTAAGTAAGAATATAAATTTAAAAATTCCTTATCAAATATAAACTCTTCATTTCCACCATATAGTCCTGCTAATTCATTATTATCTAATTTTTTTAAACTTGTTTGATCATAAGATGATTTTGGCCATACTATGCCAAACTTATATCCCAATTTATTAGATAAATACATTGCATTTAAAATAGGCATAAATCTAGCACCAAATCCATCGCTTCTAGACGCTACCATCAATCCTGGAAATTTTCTATTTAGTATTTCTATTTTTATTTTATTTATATAATTTTCATCTTTAATGTTTAATTTTATAAATTTTATTTTATATTTCTCATTAAGGTTAATTTCTATTCTATTTGATTTATCTAAAATAAAATTTTTATTAGAAATTTCTATCCACTCTATATTATCAAAAGAAATTTCTAATTTATTTATAATCTCCATCCACTCATTTAAGCTTGCTATCGTATCAGATGAGAGACGCACGCACTCAACTAATCTATTATCTATATTGAGTCTATGCCCATTGGCCTTAACATTAGATAAATCCAAATATATGTTGTTTTCTATAATATTAATTGTCGCTTGATTTGATATATCAAATAGATCTATATCTTTAAAAATCATAGTTTTAATCCTTATAATCTACATTTATTTAATTTTTTTTAATTGCTCTATTGTTGATTGATAAAGTTCATCGCAGTAGTGATACGGCGCCCCCCCCCATTTATGATTTGGGTCGCAAAAAAAGAGATTATTATCGTAGGTTATAAATTGACTCTTGGGTATATATTCTCTTATCTTTTCATACATTTTAGATAGAAAAGCATTTGATTGCTCGAGATAATCTTGTGATATTAAATTTAAATTATTACTCCAAAAAACTTCATTTATATATATTTTGTCTAGTTTGTTTAAGGCTTTTAAAATACTTATCAGTCTTGAAAAACCCCTAAACCATAAATTAAATTTCTTTTCATGATATCTATTAAGTAGCTTAACTTTATTTTTTTGTGCGTTTTTATACTCTGCAGAGTAGGTTAGCATAGAGCCATCTTCATTTAAAACTAGATGAAATCTCTCATCAATCAAATCTACAAGCAAAATATCAAATTCATTATTTTTAATATAATGATAAAAGCTCTTATTCATATCTTGTAAAACCATCTGTTTTTGAAATTTCGACTCAATAGAATTTATAACTTCTAAATCTATACATGGTTTTGAAATTAAAGAGGCAAAACTGCTTCTAGCAAAGTGTCCTACCAACTCAAATGAGTTATCTTTATCATATT
The sequence above is a segment of the Campylobacter hyointestinalis subsp. lawsonii genome. Coding sequences within it:
- a CDS encoding heparinase II/III family protein gives rise to the protein MGKADEILKTGIYNIDSIYIIDFNKLDYNKSDYGISIINRTHLFHIHKMSYINILIEYDKSHIGNNGLEFVFKFLQPWWNVFKNKINDNAAWHDHATALRGQNLVNLYNHIININYMDISRVNLLKDILLFHKSILLDNEFYSEFTNHGLDQSLALYQIACLFKDNNSINIAKNRIQNEINHAFCEDGGHKENSPAYLNYGLNQLLNAFDVIKQNGFDNNGIDFPDKILDRAILALGFFTLPNRMLPLIGDTRDFIVKDIFGSRFESSIYYLNFLYSISLGNNGIKPSNKDLLLPISGYAIFRETWEKANLPKSLHIVFKSGYLSQYHRQDDDLNITLFYDGEEWLVDGGEYKHDNKDPYRIYFRSADSHNITRPRYCAICRSIDEIKNYGDSKIYDYYTDGETSIINGVSYIFKGYKNIRKLTYDRRNRLIELHDVCAPVNMSDKLDEFITRFHIPIDKAINVDNVNNTIKIIGKNRTMNLSSPNFKGSIRVVKGKQEPRPLGWRSRKSGVLEKCYTIEFYHEKSQSLDQVFLIHFT
- a CDS encoding CgeB family protein, with the protein product MKIALISDKLTMDSLFAEDGISVVNLTKYNYKNIFKQWKPDILFVESTWLGYNNLWKYKIASYPDYPKCNNKQLKKIINLIKKLGFLDRNNNQLKKLVEYAKDLKIPTIFWNKEDGVHFDRFINSAKLFDYIFTVDENCIDRYKAIVGSSAQVNTLMFAIQPKFHYFTDFNITNNRANFVGSYSTHIHDNRRRWQDMMFKLTSQIFGLDVYDRNSERKSNIYRYPDIDNVNIFPSVSYKKTADIYRDYLISLNVNTIENSPTMFSRRLIEILACGRIAITNNTPAIEKYFKDYCYPFNDESQLQDLLYKINEFGMDKHTKERLRSAAEHIANNYTWEHRIKYIKEIVGIK
- a CDS encoding DUF6270 domain-containing protein; amino-acid sequence: MSKSKVLIFGSCVSRDALEYDKDNSFELVGHFARSSFASLISKPCIDLEVINSIESKFQKQMVLQDMNKSFYHYIKNNEFDILLVDLIDERFHLVLNEDGSMLTYSAEYKNAQKNKVKLLNRYHEKKFNLWFRGFSRLISILKALNKLDKIYINEVFWSNNLNLISQDYLEQSNAFLSKMYEKIREYIPKSQFITYDNNLFFCDPNHKWGGAPYHYCDELYQSTIEQLKKIK